Proteins encoded within one genomic window of Chloroflexota bacterium:
- a CDS encoding GNAT family N-acetyltransferase, with product MGCLRGAPGSTCPAGRGSRPIPCWPVRSGPGVSRYAPVELLHADHETSTFDCGSDQQTIWLRRYALIAQQAGTARVYVACRVGERKVAAYHALAAGSMLPEAASARLAAGTGRYPIPVVILTRLGVDTAEQGRGLGSAVLRDAMKRAATAAGTIGIRALLVHAESSTAAAFYRRIDPAFEPSPVEPLHLVLLMKDIRAAIQRAAVDQAAESDDPRVSDG from the coding sequence ATGGGATGCCTTCGTGGAGCTCCTGGATCGACCTGTCCAGCCGGTCGAGGGTCTCGCCCGATTCCTTGCTGGCCCGTCCGTTCAGGACCTGGAGTGAGTCGATACGCCCCCGTCGAGCTTCTCCACGCAGACCATGAGACATCGACGTTCGACTGCGGGTCCGATCAACAGACGATCTGGCTCCGTCGCTACGCACTGATCGCCCAACAGGCAGGCACAGCGCGCGTCTACGTCGCGTGTCGCGTGGGCGAGCGAAAGGTCGCGGCCTATCACGCCCTCGCAGCGGGATCGATGCTGCCCGAGGCGGCCTCCGCCAGGCTTGCCGCCGGTACGGGCCGATACCCAATCCCTGTTGTGATCCTGACCCGCCTGGGGGTCGACACTGCCGAACAGGGCCGCGGGCTCGGCAGTGCCGTCCTGCGCGATGCGATGAAGCGTGCCGCGACCGCGGCCGGGACAATCGGCATCCGAGCGCTCCTGGTCCACGCGGAGTCCTCGACCGCCGCGGCGTTCTATCGGCGAATCGACCCCGCGTTTGAGCCTTCGCCCGTCGAGCCGCTGCACCTGGTCCTCCTGATGAAGGACATCCGTGCCGCGATTCAGCGGGCCGCCGTCGATCAAGCCGCTGAATCCGATGACCCGCGGGTGAGCGATGGCTGA
- a CDS encoding DUF1778 domain-containing protein — protein sequence MARTTRRKEERLELRLEADRRRLLDQAAKASGVSTSAFVLEHATLAAQQTLADRTSFVLSPEQWDAFVELLDRPVQPVEGLARFLAGPSVQDLE from the coding sequence CTGGCGCGAACCACCCGCCGCAAAGAGGAACGTCTCGAGTTGCGACTCGAAGCCGATCGTCGACGGCTGCTGGATCAGGCCGCCAAGGCGTCCGGCGTGAGCACCAGCGCGTTCGTGCTCGAGCACGCGACGCTGGCCGCCCAACAGACGCTCGCCGACCGCACGTCGTTCGTCCTGTCCCCGGAGCAATGGGATGCCTTCGTGGAGCTCCTGGATCGACCTGTCCAGCCGGTCGAGGGTCTCGCCCGATTCCTTGCTGGCCCGTCCGTTCAGGACCTGGAGTGA